From the genome of Mucilaginibacter paludis DSM 18603:
TACGCATTAAAAAAGCTAAATTGAAAATACTATCTGAAATGGCTATTCAAAATGGGGTTGAGCCGGATAAAATAATGGATATAATAAATGAGGCTGATTTATAGCGGTGTGAATTTAAGTACCATTGCCTTTTTAATTTATATTTATTGATTTACTGTAGATTTTAGTTCTATAGGTTGCAATGCCTGTTACCAAACTCTTAAGCATTACGCAATATACCTTCATACTTTGCCCATGCGTAGAATTTATCTTCTTTTTTTAACACTTTCAATAGCTTTACACACATGGGTAATGGCCCAAAAATCAGATACGCTCAATATCTCGAATCAGGCATTTGACGTTAGCTTTCTGGCTCTGGTATCTCGGTTATGTTTAAACATCACGATAGCTTTAAAACAAACTATGTGGGTCATGATCGAAAATTTACTGACTTATTGATACGTTATAAGGATAAAACAGGGCATATTGATTCACTGACGGGAGCCGGCGGCGAATCAGAATTTATACAGGATAATATACTTAAAGGCAGTTGGCATCCCCAGACCAAATCGCGGTTGTTACAATTGTCGCAAGCCTATCAATTGACTTCAGAAGCACTTTACTGGAAGTCTTCTATCAAGAATATACAGGATGTAACTATCAATTTACAGGATGTTGCTATCCCTATAGCCTATAACAACCAGGGAGGCGAAAATTCAAGGTAGATATTTGAAGAACATGTAATAAAACATCATTTTATTTCTGGAAATAACTCTTTCCTTTTTTGGGAAAGGCCGACGGGAAAAGGTACTTACCTTGTTATGATACCTTTGCCTGGAACCAACTGGAATATTTTGACACTAACAGTGATGGTGATTTTAAAACTTATATCCACGCCAGGTATACATCATCCACAAAACCAGGAGGTACCTGGCGGCAACCAATTAGTTCGGCAGCTATTTTGCCGGGTGCTACGGTTAACTATGGATTTAAATTCAGGTGGGCGGCCAATTATCAGGGGATAAGGGATATCCTAATTCAGGAAGGAATGGTAGACATACAGGTTTTGCCTGGCATGACTATACCAACCGATTTAACGGTTGAATTATTGCTAAGCACTAAAAGGGAAATAAAAAAGGTTGAAGCAGAATTTCCAGGTACGACTATTATAAAGCGGGTTAGCCATCACGCTCGTTAAAATTTTTATGATATCCGTTTTTCACACCTGGGTGAAAACAGGATATCCATAACTCATGGTGCAAATTATCATACCTACCTGGAGTTCTTT
Proteins encoded in this window:
- a CDS encoding DUF5695 domain-containing protein, producing the protein MGKADGKRYLPCYDTFAWNQLEYFDTNSDGDFKTYIHARYTSSTKPGGTWRQPISSAAILPGATVNYGFKFRWAANYQGIRDILIQEGMVDIQVLPGMTIPTDLTVELLLSTKREIKKVEAEFPGTTIIKRVSHHAR